From Plectropomus leopardus isolate mb chromosome 17, YSFRI_Pleo_2.0, whole genome shotgun sequence, a single genomic window includes:
- the tmem11 gene encoding transmembrane protein 11, mitochondrial isoform X1 has protein sequence MASLGRRRGVPVSRERGVMAATDCYIVHEIYNGENAQDQFEYELEQALEAQYKYIVIEPTRIGDETARWITVGNCLHKTAVLSGAACLLTPLSLPVEYSRYVALPAGALSVACAALYGISWQFDPCCKYQVEYDSQKLSRLPLHTLTSSTPVVLVRRDDIHRKRLHNTIALAALAYCAKKIYELYAV, from the exons ATGGCGTCGCTGGGAAGGAGGCGCGGTGTCCCAGTAAGCAGGGAGAG GGGAGTGATGGCGGCGACAGACTGCTACATTGTGCATGAGATCTACAATGGGGAGAATGCGCAGGACCAGTTTGAGTATGAGCTGGAGCAGGCACTGGAGGCCCAGTATAAATACATTGTCATTGAGCCCACACGCATCGGAGATGAAACGGCCCGTTGGATTACCGTGGGCAACTGCCTGCACAAGACGGCCGTGTTGTCAGGCGCAGCTTGCCTCCTGACGCCACTTTCACTGCCCGTTGAATACTCGCGCTACGTGGCGTTGCCCGCTGGCGCCCTCAGTGTGGCCTGCGCTGCCCTCTACGGGATTTCATGGCAATTTGACCCCTGCTGCAAGTACCAGGTGGAATATGACAGCCAAAAACTCTCGCGGCTGCCCCTGCATACACTCACCTCCTCAACGCCCGTGGTATTGGTACGCAGGGATGACATCCACAGAAAGAGACTCCATAATACGATAGCACTGGCTGCCCTGGCGTATTGCGCCAAGAAGATCTACGAACTCTATGCGGTATGA
- the tmem11 gene encoding transmembrane protein 11, mitochondrial isoform X2: MPTRGVMAATDCYIVHEIYNGENAQDQFEYELEQALEAQYKYIVIEPTRIGDETARWITVGNCLHKTAVLSGAACLLTPLSLPVEYSRYVALPAGALSVACAALYGISWQFDPCCKYQVEYDSQKLSRLPLHTLTSSTPVVLVRRDDIHRKRLHNTIALAALAYCAKKIYELYAV; the protein is encoded by the exons ATGCCAACACG GGGAGTGATGGCGGCGACAGACTGCTACATTGTGCATGAGATCTACAATGGGGAGAATGCGCAGGACCAGTTTGAGTATGAGCTGGAGCAGGCACTGGAGGCCCAGTATAAATACATTGTCATTGAGCCCACACGCATCGGAGATGAAACGGCCCGTTGGATTACCGTGGGCAACTGCCTGCACAAGACGGCCGTGTTGTCAGGCGCAGCTTGCCTCCTGACGCCACTTTCACTGCCCGTTGAATACTCGCGCTACGTGGCGTTGCCCGCTGGCGCCCTCAGTGTGGCCTGCGCTGCCCTCTACGGGATTTCATGGCAATTTGACCCCTGCTGCAAGTACCAGGTGGAATATGACAGCCAAAAACTCTCGCGGCTGCCCCTGCATACACTCACCTCCTCAACGCCCGTGGTATTGGTACGCAGGGATGACATCCACAGAAAGAGACTCCATAATACGATAGCACTGGCTGCCCTGGCGTATTGCGCCAAGAAGATCTACGAACTCTATGCGGTATGA
- the dhrs7b gene encoding dehydrogenase/reductase SDR family member 7B: MERVMGGGVLQLLLASAGILLLYRILVRLRPGAALQDAVVVITGASSGLGKECARVFHAAGARLVLCGRDAARLKQVVQELTESSTSSQRQTYTPSTVIFDLADMDTVDRAAEEILKCYGQVDVLINNAGISYRGNILDTHLSVQRDVMETNYFGPIALTQALLPSMVQRHRGHIVVISSIQGKIAIPYRSAYAASKHATQAYFDCLRAEIERYGIPVTVISPGYIRTSLSVNAVTGDGSKHGVLDKTTATGRDPADVAQAVLKAVRQRSKDVVLAGPLPNLAIYLRTLWPALFFKLMSSRARKEQKPKEE; encoded by the exons ATGGAGCGCGTCATGGGAGGAGGAGTACTACAGCTGCTCTTAGCCAGCGCGGGGATCTTGCTGCTTTATCGGATACTTGTTCGCCTTAGACCAGGAGCTGCTCTGCAGGATGCTGTGGTGGTCATCACAGGGGCCAGCTCTGGACTGGGGAAAG AGTGTGCACGGGTATTTCACGCTGCAGGTGCACGGCTCGTGCTGTGTGGACGAGATGCAGCCCGCCTGAAGCAGGTGGTCCAGGAGCTAACAGAAAGTTCAACAAGCTCACAGCggcag ACTTACACTCCCAGCACTGTTATATTTGACCTGGCTGACATGGACACGGtggacagagctgcagaggagatcCTAAAATGTTATGGACAAGTGGATGTCCTCATCAATAACGCTGGAATCAGTTACCGTGGCAACATACTGGATACCCACCTTTCAGTTCAGCGGGATGTTATGGAGACTAATTATTTTGGGCCCATTGCTCTGACTCAAG CTCTCCTGCCCTCAATGGTTCAACGGCACAGGGGCCACATCGTCGTCATCAGCAGCATCCAGGGCAAGATAGCCATCCCTTACAGATCAGCTT ATGCAGCCTCTAAGCACGCCACCCAGGCCTACTTTGACTGTTTACGGGCCGAGATCGAACGCTATGGAATTCCAGTGACCGTGATCAGTCCTGGGTACATCCGAACCAGCCTGTCGGTCAACGCTGTGACAGGAGACGGCTCTAAGCACGGAG TTTTGGATAAAACCACGGCGACGGGTCGGGACCCCGCAGATGTGGCTCAGGCTGTGCTGAAAGCTGTCCGTCAGAGGAGCAAAGACGTCGTTCTGGCAGGACCTCTGCCCAATCTGGCCATCTACCTCCGCACACTGTGGCCTGCGCTCTTCTTCAAACTCATGTCCTCTCGTGCACGCAAAGAGCAGAAACCCAAAGAGGAGTGA